The window CGGGTTACGTCGGCATGGATTGGCCGACCGAGTGGGGCGGTCGCGGCGCCAGCGAAGTCGAGAAGTCGGTCTTCGAAGAAGAGAGTGCGCGCGCCGACGCGCCACAGATTGTGAACTTCCTCGGCATCGGTCTGCTCGGCCCCGCGCTGATTCACCACGGCTCTGAAGCACAGCGCCGCCGCTTCATCCCGCCGATGTTGGCAGCCGATGAGATCTGGTGCCAGGGCTTCAGCGAACCCGGCGCCGGCAGCGACCTTGCCGCGTTGCGCACCAGCGCCACGCTCGACGGCGATCACTTCGTTATCAACGGCCAGAAAATCTGGACGACCTTCGGCCCGTGGGCCGACTGGATTTTCGTGCTCGCTCGCACCGACAGCGGCGATCGCTACGGTGGCATCTCCTTCATTCTCTGTAAACTCGACACGCCGGGTATCATCGTGCGTCGGCTGCGCCAGATCACCGGCGAGAGCGAGTTCGGCGAAGTGTTCTTCGAAGATGCGCGCGTGCCGCGCGAGAATCTTGTGGGGCAAATTGGCGAAGGCTGGCGCATTGCGATGACGGTGCTGGCGTACGAGCGCGGCGCGATGTCGCTCGCTTACGCCGCGCGCTTCGAGCGCGACATCCGGCAGCTTGCGATCGCCTGTCGCGAACACGGCCGCGGGGGTACGGCGGTGCGCGAGAAGCTCGGCCGCTTGTTCGTCGAGAACGAAGTGATGCGTGCCAACGGTCTGCGCAACCTTGCCAACTTCGCCGATGGCAACAAACCGGGGCCGGAGTCATCGTTCGAAAAAATCTTCTGGAGCGAGTTCGACAAACGCTTCCGCGACGTCGCACTCGACTTGCTCGGGCCAGGCGGTCTGCTGGAGCGCAGCAGCGCCGAAGCGCGCGCCGACGTCGATTGGGCGCGTGAGTTTCTGTGGGCACGCGCCGGCACGATCTACTCCGGCTCTTCCGAGATTCAACGCAACATCATTTCGAAGCGGGTGCTCAACCTGCCGCAGATCTGACCCGCGAGAAACGGGTGTTCGATGAAATTTGAGTTGTCTGAAGACCAGGCCTTGCTGCGCAGCTCCACGCGAGACTTCCTCGCCGGCGAGTGGCCGATCGAGCAGGCGCGCAAGGTGATGGAACACGATCCGCGCGGCTACGACCCCGCGGCATGGGCGCGACTCGCGGAGATGGGCTACCTCGGGCTCCTACTGCCGCCGAATCTCGGCGGGCAAGGACTCGGCGCGATCGAGTTGGCGATCGTACTGGAAGAAGTCGGCCGCGCCGCCATGCCTGGGCCGTTCCTCGACACGGTACTCGCCGCGGCGCTGCTCGCGTCCGCCGGCAAGCGGGACGCGTTGGTGAACGACATCGCCGCCGGCAAGGCGCTGGTGACTATCGCGCGCGACGACGCACCGTTTAGCGGCGGCAACGCGACACCGACGCGCTTCGAGGGTGGCCGCGTGCGGGGTACCAAGTACTTCGTGCCGTTCGCGGCCGCAGCGGATGCGTTGCTGGTGACAACTCTCGACGCCGTATGCCTGGTGCAGAAGCCGTTTGAAGTCATCGCGCTGACGACGTTCGACTTGGCGCAGCGCTTTGGCGAGGTGAAGCTCGATCACGCGGCGACCGCGATTGGTTCACCGAGTCTGCTCGGTCGCGTCGATCAATTGGCAGCCGTCGGCGCTGGTGCGACGCTGCTCGGCCTGATGAGCCGAGCGTTGGAGATCACCCTCGAATACGTGCAGACGCGCAGCGCGTTCAAGCGGCCGATCGCTTCGTTTCAAGCGCTGCAACACCGACTGGCAGACATGCTGTTGAAGACCGAGTCGACGCGCTCGGCGGTCTACCGTGCAGCGTGGTGCGTCGATACCGACGCGCCGGACACCGCGATCGCGTGCGCGGCCGCCAAGGCATATGCCGGCGACGCATCGCGTTTGGTGTGCGGCGAGGCGATCCAGATGCACGGCGGCATCGGTTTCACGTGGGAACTCGATCTACACGTCTACTTCAAACGCGCTAAGACGTTGGAACAGCACTACGGCTCAACCGAGGCGCAAATCGAACACACACTGGCCGCAGCCGGATTCTGAAGGAGTCTCTGGTCTGTAGTTCCTGGTCTGTGGTTGTGAAACCAGGAACCAGAGACCAGAGATCTCTTAGCGAGCGGCGCGCCGCCCACCGGACGCGTGAGTCATCGGCGCAGCCGGTGGCTGCTGAATACTCACGGCCGGCGCGGCGTGGGGCGCGCTCTGCGGGCGAGCCATCGGCGGCGCAGCCTGCGGAGCGTGCGCGCGGATGCGATCCGCGCGCGACTGGAACGCGGGCGCATCCGATTGTCTTCGGGCAACTGGCGGCGCGATGGGGCGAACGTCGGGACGCGTGTTGGCACGTGGCTCGGACTGATGAACCGCTGGCTCGCTGCGCGGCGCGTCTGCGATGTGTGGCGGCAGCGCAACGTGGTGTTCGCGCAGACGCTCGACGCGGGAACGCGAGGCGCTTTGATCCGGTTGCACGGCCGGTCGCCGATCGAACGACGGCGGGGTCTCCGGTTGCGGCAACGGGTGGCGGTCCGCGCGGTTGACGAGTTCGCGGTCCGATTCGCGCAACCGATCGACGCGCGAGTGGTGGGCCGTGGCGAGCGGCGGTGGTGCAGTGTTCGGCCGAGCCGTGTGCGTGGTGTCGCTAGGCAACGGCGCGACCGCGGGTCGCTGCTCGCGTAGTCTCTCGATACGCGACCGATCCGAGCGATCCGACCGATCCGTCGGATGCACAACGAGCTGCGGCTGCGTCGCCAGCGCGGGCGACTGGTTGCGCAAGCGCTCGGCCCGACCGCGGTCGCGAGCAGCAGTCGCCGGGTTGCCGGCGGGTAGCACGGCATGCGGCGGAGTTACCGATGCATTGCTCATCACCGGCTTTACCGGCAACGCGCCGCGCACCGGTTGCAGTTGACTCGGGTTGAGTCGCTCAATGCGTGCGCGCCGGCCCGCCGGCTGCGTGAACTGATTGTGCGGCACGGCGACTACCGCGTTCGGGACATGCGAGTTCGTGTAGGTGATCCGGTTCACGTTCACGATAGTGGTGTTGTTCACTATCGTCTGATTCACCACGTGCGGGCCACACCACCCACCCCACCACGGCACACCGACGAACACCGAGGCACCCCACCACGGAATCACAGGTTCACCCCACCCAAGCGCGACCCAGCCGACGAACGGGGTGCCGACAGTGACCTGAACCCCCGGCGCGAAGAATGCCACCAACGCCGGCGCATACACCGGCGTGACGGCCACCGCGATCGGGCCCGGCGCCCACGCCCAATAGCTGTCGGCATAGACCCAGCGGCCGTAGTGATATGGCGCCCATCCCCACGGCGCGTCGTCGACCCACGTCCAACCGTAGTACGTGTCCCAGATCCAATGACCGGTGGTGTAGGGCGCCCAAGCCGTTGGTACGCTGGCGGGCACCCACACTCGGCCGTAGGTCGGCACCGTGCGCCAGTACCCGTAGCGATCGAGGTCGCGCACGCCGTACATGTCGGGCGGCACGTATCGCTCGCTCGTGGCGTTGAGCACGTCGTCCGTGCGGTCATAGTTCCACTGGTCCCAGGGATCGAGTTCCG is drawn from Deltaproteobacteria bacterium and contains these coding sequences:
- a CDS encoding acyl-CoA dehydrogenase family protein, which encodes MDLRLTEQHLKFRDELRAWLTANLARPWREELRDPNNNEDSLMEVRRQWQRKLHAAGYVGMDWPTEWGGRGASEVEKSVFEEESARADAPQIVNFLGIGLLGPALIHHGSEAQRRRFIPPMLAADEIWCQGFSEPGAGSDLAALRTSATLDGDHFVINGQKIWTTFGPWADWIFVLARTDSGDRYGGISFILCKLDTPGIIVRRLRQITGESEFGEVFFEDARVPRENLVGQIGEGWRIAMTVLAYERGAMSLAYAARFERDIRQLAIACREHGRGGTAVREKLGRLFVENEVMRANGLRNLANFADGNKPGPESSFEKIFWSEFDKRFRDVALDLLGPGGLLERSSAEARADVDWAREFLWARAGTIYSGSSEIQRNIISKRVLNLPQI
- a CDS encoding acyl-CoA dehydrogenase family protein is translated as MKFELSEDQALLRSSTRDFLAGEWPIEQARKVMEHDPRGYDPAAWARLAEMGYLGLLLPPNLGGQGLGAIELAIVLEEVGRAAMPGPFLDTVLAAALLASAGKRDALVNDIAAGKALVTIARDDAPFSGGNATPTRFEGGRVRGTKYFVPFAAAADALLVTTLDAVCLVQKPFEVIALTTFDLAQRFGEVKLDHAATAIGSPSLLGRVDQLAAVGAGATLLGLMSRALEITLEYVQTRSAFKRPIASFQALQHRLADMLLKTESTRSAVYRAAWCVDTDAPDTAIACAAAKAYAGDASRLVCGEAIQMHGGIGFTWELDLHVYFKRAKTLEQHYGSTEAQIEHTLAAAGF